A genomic window from Betta splendens chromosome 17, fBetSpl5.4, whole genome shotgun sequence includes:
- the dad1 gene encoding dolichyl-diphosphooligosaccharide--protein glycosyltransferase subunit DAD1, translating to MSNSVISVISRFLEEYSTSTPTKLKMVDAYLLYILLTGALQFLYCLLVGTFPFNSFLSGFISCVGSFILAVCLRIQINPQNKGDFLSISPERAFADFLFAHTVLHLVVMNFIG from the exons ATGTCGAACTCTGTCATATCGGTGATTTCCCGGTTTCTGGAGGAGTACAGCACCTCGACGCCAACCAAACTGAAAATGGTGGATGCGTATTTGCTGTACATTTTGCTGACAGGGGCGCTGCAGTTTCTCTACTGTCTGCTCGTCGGCACCTTCCCATTCAACAGCTTTTTGTCGGGCTTCATCTCGTGTGTGGGCTCTTTCATTCTAGCAG TGTGCCTTCGCATCCAGATCAACCCACAAAACAAAGGAGACTTCCTGTCCATCTCTCCAGAGAGGGCTTTCGCTGACTTCCTATTTGCTCACACTGTTCTCCATCTGGTTGTGATGAACTTCATTGGCTGA
- the pigr gene encoding polymeric immunoglobulin receptor isoform X1 produces MLQIFILSVLPWITAVLCGLTTEKQFDILEGRSLTIPCHYEPQYASYVKYWCRGKMREFCTSLTRTDDPHTSNAAVDKVSIVDDPVQLVFTVVMNDLKEDDSGWYMCGMEVGGLWSADVSAYTYISVIHGMLVNSPLIGEEGSSVKAECLYSKRFRESEKKWCRKDDLGSCVSTGSERSREDTSVSISDDRTGAFSVTLKKLQMNDTGWYWCSAGQEKKFVHLLVTSRPTTASVTSPPPPSQDDAHQSVTGELWSMHSHILGALLVCFSVMFLVGLAILARRLWIMQKQVPVLRHIKEVKARLTERPTDDGDLQNAAVVFINRECPDVHMY; encoded by the exons ATGCTGCAAATCTTCATCCTCAGCGTGCTTCCATGGATCACAG CCGTCCTCTGTGGGCTGACAACGGAGAAGCAGTTTGACATCCTGGAGGGTCGATCCCTCACCATCCCGTGCCATTATGAGCCTCAGTACGCCAGCTATGTAAAATACTGGTGTCGAGGGAAGATGAGAGAGTTCTGCACCAGCTTAACTCGCACCGATGACCCTCACACAAGCAACGCTGCTGTGGACAAAGTGAGCATCGTCGATGACCCAGTACAGCTGGTGTTCACGGTGGTCATGAATGACCTGAAGGAGGATGATTCTGGCTGGTACATGTGTGGTAtggaggtgggggggttgtGGAGCGCTGACGTTAGTGCCTACACTTACATCAGTGTCATTCATG GTATGTTAGTCAACAGCCCACTGATtggagaggaggggagcagTGTCAAAGCTGAATGCCTCTACAGCAAGAGATTCAG GGAAAGTGAGAAGAAGTGGTGTCGGAAAGACGACTTGGGCTCGTGTGTGTCGACAGGCTCTGAGAGGAGCCGTGAAGACACTTCAGTGAGCATCAGTGATGACAGAACTGGGGCTTTCTCCGTGACCTTGAAGAAGCTACAGATGAACGACACCGGCTGGTACTGGTGTTCCGCAGGACAGGAGAAAAAGTTTGTGCACCTGCTGGTCACATCGCGACCCACAACTG CTTCTGTGACGTCCCCACCTCCACCGAGTCAGGATGATGCACACCAGTCCGTCACTGGTGAACTGTGGAGCATGCACAG ccACATCCTAGGGGCTCTGCtggtctgtttttctgtcatgttTCTGGTGGGCCTGGCTATACTGGCAAGGAGGCTGTGGATAATGCAAA AGCAGGTACCTGTGCTAAGACACATTAAGGAGGTGAAAGCGAGGCTCACT GAACGCCCAACGGACGATGGTGATCTGCAAAACgcagctgttgttttcattaACAGGGAATGTCCAGATGTGCATATGTACTGA
- the pigr gene encoding polymeric immunoglobulin receptor isoform X2, whose protein sequence is MCNIHLHSTSAVLCGLTTEKQFDILEGRSLTIPCHYEPQYASYVKYWCRGKMREFCTSLTRTDDPHTSNAAVDKVSIVDDPVQLVFTVVMNDLKEDDSGWYMCGMEVGGLWSADVSAYTYISVIHGMLVNSPLIGEEGSSVKAECLYSKRFRESEKKWCRKDDLGSCVSTGSERSREDTSVSISDDRTGAFSVTLKKLQMNDTGWYWCSAGQEKKFVHLLVTSRPTTASVTSPPPPSQDDAHQSVTGELWSMHSHILGALLVCFSVMFLVGLAILARRLWIMQKQVPVLRHIKEVKARLTERPTDDGDLQNAAVVFINRECPDVHMY, encoded by the exons ATGTGTAACATTCATCTCCACTCTACATCAGCCGTCCTCTGTGGGCTGACAACGGAGAAGCAGTTTGACATCCTGGAGGGTCGATCCCTCACCATCCCGTGCCATTATGAGCCTCAGTACGCCAGCTATGTAAAATACTGGTGTCGAGGGAAGATGAGAGAGTTCTGCACCAGCTTAACTCGCACCGATGACCCTCACACAAGCAACGCTGCTGTGGACAAAGTGAGCATCGTCGATGACCCAGTACAGCTGGTGTTCACGGTGGTCATGAATGACCTGAAGGAGGATGATTCTGGCTGGTACATGTGTGGTAtggaggtgggggggttgtGGAGCGCTGACGTTAGTGCCTACACTTACATCAGTGTCATTCATG GTATGTTAGTCAACAGCCCACTGATtggagaggaggggagcagTGTCAAAGCTGAATGCCTCTACAGCAAGAGATTCAG GGAAAGTGAGAAGAAGTGGTGTCGGAAAGACGACTTGGGCTCGTGTGTGTCGACAGGCTCTGAGAGGAGCCGTGAAGACACTTCAGTGAGCATCAGTGATGACAGAACTGGGGCTTTCTCCGTGACCTTGAAGAAGCTACAGATGAACGACACCGGCTGGTACTGGTGTTCCGCAGGACAGGAGAAAAAGTTTGTGCACCTGCTGGTCACATCGCGACCCACAACTG CTTCTGTGACGTCCCCACCTCCACCGAGTCAGGATGATGCACACCAGTCCGTCACTGGTGAACTGTGGAGCATGCACAG ccACATCCTAGGGGCTCTGCtggtctgtttttctgtcatgttTCTGGTGGGCCTGGCTATACTGGCAAGGAGGCTGTGGATAATGCAAA AGCAGGTACCTGTGCTAAGACACATTAAGGAGGTGAAAGCGAGGCTCACT GAACGCCCAACGGACGATGGTGATCTGCAAAACgcagctgttgttttcattaACAGGGAATGTCCAGATGTGCATATGTACTGA
- the pigr gene encoding polymeric immunoglobulin receptor isoform X3 produces the protein MLQIFILSVLPWITAVLCGLTTEKQFDILEGRSLTIPCHYEPQYASYVKYWCRGKMREFCTSLTRTDDPHTSNAAVDKVSIVDDPVQLVFTVVMNDLKEDDSGWYMCGMEVGGLWSADVSAYTYISVIHGMLVNSPLIGEEGSSVKAECLYSKRFRESEKKWCRKDDLGSCVSTGSERSREDTSVSISDDRTGAFSVTLKKLQMNDTGWYWCSAGQEKKFVHLLVTSRPTTASVTSPPPPSQDDAHQSVTGELWSMHSHILGALLVCFSVMFLVGLAILARRLWIMQTLQKWGWPRKPRGLWTYGCCRQSLSS, from the exons ATGCTGCAAATCTTCATCCTCAGCGTGCTTCCATGGATCACAG CCGTCCTCTGTGGGCTGACAACGGAGAAGCAGTTTGACATCCTGGAGGGTCGATCCCTCACCATCCCGTGCCATTATGAGCCTCAGTACGCCAGCTATGTAAAATACTGGTGTCGAGGGAAGATGAGAGAGTTCTGCACCAGCTTAACTCGCACCGATGACCCTCACACAAGCAACGCTGCTGTGGACAAAGTGAGCATCGTCGATGACCCAGTACAGCTGGTGTTCACGGTGGTCATGAATGACCTGAAGGAGGATGATTCTGGCTGGTACATGTGTGGTAtggaggtgggggggttgtGGAGCGCTGACGTTAGTGCCTACACTTACATCAGTGTCATTCATG GTATGTTAGTCAACAGCCCACTGATtggagaggaggggagcagTGTCAAAGCTGAATGCCTCTACAGCAAGAGATTCAG GGAAAGTGAGAAGAAGTGGTGTCGGAAAGACGACTTGGGCTCGTGTGTGTCGACAGGCTCTGAGAGGAGCCGTGAAGACACTTCAGTGAGCATCAGTGATGACAGAACTGGGGCTTTCTCCGTGACCTTGAAGAAGCTACAGATGAACGACACCGGCTGGTACTGGTGTTCCGCAGGACAGGAGAAAAAGTTTGTGCACCTGCTGGTCACATCGCGACCCACAACTG CTTCTGTGACGTCCCCACCTCCACCGAGTCAGGATGATGCACACCAGTCCGTCACTGGTGAACTGTGGAGCATGCACAG ccACATCCTAGGGGCTCTGCtggtctgtttttctgtcatgttTCTGGTGGGCCTGGCTATACTGGCAAGGAGGCTGTGGATAATGCAAA CGTTGCAGAAGTGGGGTTGGCCCAGAAAGCCCAGAGGACTTTGGACCTacggctgctgcagacagagtttGTCTTCTTAA
- the lrrc24 gene encoding leucine-rich repeat-containing protein 24, which yields MILCSSISLLVAMAVVLPASQGCPDGCRCYSLTVECGSLGIKEIPQGVPSATETFFLQDNTIVQIRLQDLTGLGSLHYLYLQNNSVSALEPGAFLNQEQLLELALNGNLIHLVTADMFRGLEHLRILYLASNQITRIQDHTFRGLQRLQELYLQDNSIELLAEQALSGLSSLALLDLSRNHLRTLGAASLKPLISLQVLRVTENPWRCDCALGWLRTWISKDGQRLLSSAEQRRLMCSEPPRLSHLSLVEVAANSLVCIPPVVQLEPSHLTVRLGESLRVSCQASGYPQPQVTWKKASYGKAQLSPRGLVQELGPNGELFRPGAGGVVTALPSSAGLKVGGAGGIHGLVRGTEEGGERDSFDPDMGSGMLFLSNVTVAHAGRYECEAWNPGGVARVTFHLAVNMSSSSYSSQFWPRLNTHSFVSSSSSSFYRPEVLDVSQEPLYEQDSMDFSALGPATQTAIAIGISLLALTAILLLIMIYTRHQQYRKEEGGSYCTGKEESILYVNDYSDGPTIFAQLEEYRDDHGHEMYVLNRAKPVLGSTSSRIPMMGGFDQQKGMKEALLDHEMVQTLTRSGGMGLCRNPGDGGEGPLTTDPEELFLSQSLLFGSQVAYEIHC from the exons ATgatcctctgctcctccatctccctcctggTCGCCATGGCCGTCGTCCTCCCTGCTTCCCAGGGATGCCCAGACGGCTGTCGCTGCTACAGCCTCACCGTGGAGTGTGGCTCTCTCGGAATCAAAGAAATCCCACAAGGTGTCCCGTCCGCCACAGAG ACTTTCTTCCTCCAGGACAACACCATTGTCCAGATCCGTCTTCAGGACCTGACCGGACTGGGCAGCCTCCATTACCTGTACCTGCAGAACAATAGCGTGTCTGCCCTGGAGCCTGGGGCGTTTCTTAACCAGGAGCAGCTGTTGGAGCTGGCGCTCAACGGGAACCTCATCCACCTGGTAACCGCTGATATGTTTCGGGGGCTGGAACACCTTCGGATCCTCTACCTCGCCAGCAACCAGATTACCCGGATACAGGACCACACCTTCAGGGGCCTGCAG CGCCTGCAGGAACTGTACCTGCAAGACAACAGCATAGAGCTGCTGGCAGAGCAGGCCCTGTCTGGCTTGTCATCTCTGGCACTGCTGGACCTCAGCAGAAATCACCTCCGCACTCTAGGAGCAGCGTCTCTCAAACCACTTATCAGCCTGCAAGTGCTACGTGTCACAG AGAACCCATGGCGCTGTGACTGTGCACTGGGCTGGCTGAGGACCTGGATCAGTAAAGACGGCCAGCGTTTGTTGAGCTCTGCCGAGCAGCGACGGCTCATGTGCTCTGAGCCGCCCCGCCTTTCCCACCTCAGCCTGGTGGAGGTGGCTGCCAACAGCCTGGTCTGCATCCCCCctgtggtgcagctggagcCGAGCCACCTGACGGTGCGGCTTGGGGAGAGCCTCAGAGTGTCCTGCCAGGCCTCGGGATACCCCCAGCCACAGGTGACGTGGAAGAAGGCCTCCTACGGAAAGGCCCAGCTGTCACCCCGAGGCCTGGTCCAGGAGCTGGGACCCAACGGGGAACTGTTTAGGCCTGGTGCTGGGGGCGTGGTCACAGCCCTGCCCAGCAGTGCAGGGCTCAAGGTGGGAGGTGCTGGTGGGATCCATGGACTCGTACGTggcactgaggagggaggtgagaggGACAGCTTCGACCCAGACATGGGCAGCGGAATGCTGTTCCTCAGCAACGTCACGGTAGCGCACGCTGGTCGATACGAGTGCGAGGCCTGGAACCCGGGGGGCGTGGCCAGGGTGACCTTTCACCTGGCCGTCAACATGTCCTCCTCTTCATATTCATCTCAGTTTTGGCCTCGTTTGAACACACActcctttgtctcctcttcATCCAGCTCGTTCTACCGGCCAGAGGTTCTGGATGTGAGCCAGGAACCTCTGTACGAGCAGGACAGCATGGATTTCAGCGCTCTGGGTCCTGCCACACAAACCGCCATTGCCATTGGGATCTCCTTGCTAGCCCTCACCGCTATTCTCCTCCTGATCATGATCTATACTCGCCATCAGCAGTACcggaaagaggaaggaggctcCTACTGCACCGGCAAGGAAGAAAGCATTCTCTATGTCAATGACTACTCGGATGGACCCACCATCTTCGCACAGTTGGAGGAGTATCGTGATGACCATGGCCATGAGATGTACGTCCTCAACCGAGCCAAGCCCGTCTTGGGCTCCACATCGTCCAGGATTCCCATGATGGGTGGGTTTGACCAACAGAAGGGCATGAAGGAGGCACTCCTAGACCATGAGATGGTGCAGACACTGACCAGATCAGGGGGAATGGGGCTTTGCAGAAATCCAGGAGACGGCGGAGAAGGTCCTCTAACAACAGACCCAGAGGAGCTTTTCCTCAGTCAGAGCCTCCTTTTCGGATCACAGGTTGCCTATGAGATCCACTGCTAA